A stretch of the Sphingobacterium thalpophilum genome encodes the following:
- a CDS encoding serine O-acetyltransferase: protein MHDFYQHIYEQQLAVLEMPSNKKICGWATRILDLLFPERNSGEMRSVDDVKLAFEQFELELEQLLSKSKACGSCNHAEVARKFFERIPELYELMCWDADALMDGDPAAQNKREVIRTYPGFFAICIFRMANELHRLGIPLIPRILTEHAHSKTGIDIHPAATIGHHLHIDHGTGLVIGETCTIGNYVKLYQGVTLGALSVDKVYSNVKRHPTIGDHVIIYSGATILGGETHIGHHSVIGGNVWLTSSVEPYTTVYHQATSKFIDSKPII from the coding sequence ATGCATGATTTTTATCAACATATCTACGAGCAGCAGCTGGCTGTTTTAGAAATGCCGTCCAACAAGAAGATCTGTGGCTGGGCGACAAGGATTCTGGATCTGCTTTTTCCGGAGCGCAACTCTGGCGAAATGAGATCTGTGGATGATGTAAAGCTCGCTTTTGAACAGTTTGAACTAGAGCTTGAGCAGCTTTTGAGCAAATCAAAAGCTTGTGGTAGCTGTAATCATGCGGAAGTAGCCCGAAAATTTTTTGAACGTATCCCTGAGCTTTATGAACTGATGTGCTGGGATGCGGATGCGCTGATGGACGGCGATCCGGCCGCGCAGAACAAAAGGGAAGTAATTCGTACCTATCCCGGTTTTTTTGCGATCTGTATTTTCCGCATGGCTAATGAACTGCATCGTCTGGGGATCCCGTTAATTCCACGGATTCTGACCGAGCATGCACATTCCAAGACAGGGATCGATATTCATCCCGCTGCAACCATCGGTCATCATTTGCACATTGATCACGGGACGGGGCTGGTGATCGGTGAGACCTGTACAATCGGTAATTATGTCAAACTCTATCAAGGGGTAACGCTTGGAGCGCTCAGCGTGGACAAGGTGTATTCGAATGTGAAACGTCATCCCACTATTGGAGACCACGTGATCATTTATTCGGGTGCCACTATTTTGGGGGGTGAAACGCATATTGGCCACCATTCAGTCATTGGTGGCAATGTTTGGCTGACCAGTTCAGTGGAGCCGTATACGACCGTTTACCATCAGGCTACATCGAAATTTATTGATTCAAAACCAATCATATAG
- the cysM gene encoding cysteine synthase CysM: MGNIIDTIGNTPLVEITQFHANPEVKIFAKMEGNNPAGSVKDRAALNMIRSAMERGEITKESKLIEATSGNTGIALAMIAGIYGLSLELVMPASSTRERTLTMEAYGAKVTLLESMEICRDYAEQKAAQEGYFILNQFANPDNYKAHIKTTGPEIWRDTAGEITHFVSAMGTTGTIMGNSIYLKEKNPAIQIVGCQPTSESSIPGIRRWPEAYLPKIFDPSRVDRVIDISQQEATELARELVRREGIFAGMSTGGAFAGALKIANEIDRGVIVFIACDRGDRYLSSDLFG; the protein is encoded by the coding sequence ATGGGAAATATTATAGATACCATCGGAAATACGCCATTGGTAGAGATTACCCAATTTCACGCAAATCCAGAGGTCAAGATCTTTGCGAAGATGGAAGGTAACAATCCTGCGGGGTCGGTCAAAGATCGGGCGGCATTAAATATGATCCGTTCGGCTATGGAAAGGGGCGAAATTACAAAAGAAAGCAAGCTGATCGAAGCGACCAGCGGCAATACAGGGATTGCTCTGGCCATGATTGCTGGAATCTATGGCTTAAGCCTTGAACTGGTGATGCCTGCCTCTTCCACAAGGGAGCGAACCCTGACGATGGAAGCCTATGGAGCAAAGGTCACATTACTGGAATCCATGGAAATATGTCGCGACTATGCAGAGCAAAAGGCAGCTCAGGAAGGCTATTTCATTCTAAATCAATTTGCCAATCCAGATAACTATAAGGCCCATATCAAAACCACTGGGCCGGAAATCTGGCGCGATACAGCTGGAGAAATAACCCATTTTGTCAGCGCCATGGGCACTACGGGAACTATCATGGGTAATTCGATATATCTAAAAGAGAAGAACCCTGCAATACAGATCGTGGGTTGTCAACCTACGTCGGAGTCTTCCATCCCGGGTATCAGACGCTGGCCAGAAGCCTACCTGCCCAAAATATTTGATCCAAGCCGTGTGGACCGGGTGATCGATATCTCCCAGCAGGAAGCAACGGAACTCGCGCGTGAGCTCGTACGGCGGGAAGGTATATTTGCTGGTATGAGTACAGGTGGCGCATTTGCCGGAGCGTTAAAAATTGCCAATGAAATCGACCGGGGCGTTATCGTGTTTATCGCTTGCGACCGCGGCGACCGCTATTTGAGTTCGGACTTATTTGGTTAG
- a CDS encoding bleomycin resistance protein, producing the protein MKLTAIHPKLPMRDKAVTSDFYLNQLGFSNCNSEDYPDYLMIRKDQVEIHFFEYRELPPEDNYGMIYIRTDDIQQLYQSFLKKNIAIHPNGGLTRKPWGQWEFSILDPDNNLLTFGQAE; encoded by the coding sequence ATGAAACTAACAGCGATACATCCAAAATTGCCGATGCGTGACAAGGCAGTCACAAGCGATTTCTATTTAAACCAGCTTGGTTTCTCAAACTGTAACAGCGAAGATTATCCCGATTACCTGATGATCCGAAAAGATCAGGTTGAAATCCATTTTTTCGAGTACAGGGAACTTCCACCAGAAGATAACTATGGTATGATCTACATTCGCACAGACGATATTCAACAACTCTATCAATCCTTCCTGAAGAAGAACATTGCCATTCACCCCAATGGCGGATTAACGCGTAAACCTTGGGGACAATGGGAATTTTCCATCTTGGACCCCGATAATAATCTACTGACTTTTGGGCAGGCAGAATAG
- a CDS encoding GNAT family N-acetyltransferase, protein MLDGLTIKQVTDHKDYPYDLLLLADETIAAIEKYLFKSTVYVVQVQDRVVAVFCLCPIDDTTLEIKNIAVSPPFQNSGLGSGILRYIQQTYADQYPNLIVGTADCGTDQIRFYERNGFVKYAVRKNFFIENYEQPIYENGQLLKDMVLLKYCRPESQ, encoded by the coding sequence ATGCTGGATGGTTTAACAATAAAACAAGTTACGGATCATAAGGACTATCCTTATGATCTGTTGCTTTTGGCGGATGAAACTATAGCCGCAATTGAGAAATATCTTTTCAAGTCTACTGTCTATGTTGTGCAGGTACAGGATCGCGTCGTCGCCGTATTCTGTCTATGTCCAATAGACGATACGACCTTAGAAATAAAAAATATAGCTGTTTCTCCTCCCTTTCAGAACAGTGGACTAGGAAGCGGCATTTTGCGCTATATACAGCAAACATACGCAGATCAATACCCTAATCTCATTGTGGGAACAGCCGATTGTGGTACGGATCAGATCCGCTTTTACGAACGCAACGGTTTCGTGAAATACGCCGTCCGTAAGAATTTTTTTATTGAGAACTACGAACAGCCTATCTACGAAAATGGTCAATTGTTGAAGGATATGGTTCTGTTGAAGTATTGTCGACCTGAATCGCAATAA
- a CDS encoding MaoC family dehydratase: protein MTIINNYEEYKAFEGKSLGESQWHKIDQRQINQFADATLDHQWIHLDSEKAKTESPFKSTIAHGYLTLSLIPYLWKQIADVRNVKMEINYGIENLRFAQPVLVDNEVQLHTHVKSVVNLRGVVKVTIEATLKIKDNTKPAYVGDVIFLYHFN from the coding sequence GAGGGCAAGTCATTAGGCGAATCTCAATGGCATAAAATCGATCAAAGACAGATTAATCAGTTCGCGGACGCAACTTTAGACCATCAATGGATCCATCTCGACAGTGAAAAAGCAAAAACAGAAAGCCCATTTAAGTCAACTATCGCACATGGCTACCTGACCTTGTCACTCATTCCTTATTTGTGGAAGCAGATTGCCGATGTTCGGAACGTCAAAATGGAAATTAATTATGGCATCGAAAATTTGCGGTTTGCCCAGCCGGTCCTAGTCGACAACGAAGTGCAGCTGCACACCCATGTTAAAAGTGTCGTCAACTTGAGGGGTGTGGTCAAGGTTACCATTGAAGCGACATTGAAAATAAAAGACAATACCAAACCCGCCTATGTCGGAGATGTGATTTTTTTATACCACTTCAATTGA